The Acinonyx jubatus isolate Ajub_Pintada_27869175 chromosome B3, VMU_Ajub_asm_v1.0, whole genome shotgun sequence genomic interval tccccaccctggATCTCCCCATGGTGGAGGGGCACCGCCATTACCCAGCAACCCTGAATAACCACTGTGGTCCTTCATTTCTCCTCCCTTACCTTGCACATCCTCCCCTTACCCATGTGTGCACTTCTGTAGGAGTTACTTTCCTGCTCTCTGCTTTCAGGCTTGTCCTAGGCCCAGTCATCCAAGGGCAGATACTCTGTCAGTCCTGCTTAGTTCACACTCTTCCATTCCCCCCAGGGTCCAGTCCAAACTCCCATTGAGGCCTTGTCCACTTCTCTCCCTGCTCTGACCATGGCCTCTGCCTTCCAGCTCCCAAGTCCCTTTGTTCTCCCGTTGCCTGGCCAGCTGCTCCTCCTCATTCTCAAGTCGGGTCTCAGCTCTGTCTTCCTCAGGGAGGGTGCCCCTAAACACCTACCCCAGTACCCTCAAGGCAGGGAGCGGTTACGTCGcttgcccagcacagggcccggcaCCACACAGCTGCTGGAAAGACTGTTGTTGATAAAAAGTGAGAGTGGGGCTTCCCTTGTGGGTAAGAGGCAAATTCATGGTAATTTAGACCAGTGTGCTCAGTTGGGGTGAGTTCCCTCTACTTTTGAGTTATTTTGCTCTGATAGTGTTCTTTTTGGCACCTGGCCCATCTCTTTCTTGAAGTGAGGGTCCTCTGTCCACAGTGATTAcctcctccctttgtctctggGCTCTGGGGCGCTGGGAGTGGCAGCATGGCCTCCCAGGGCCTCAAGACCAGAGGCCGTGGATGGCTCTCCCAGTGTCCTGTCCCCTTCAGGAATGGGCTGCCGGTGCGGGCCGACGGGCATCGAGTCTACCAGTCCCCAGATGGCACACTGCTGATCCACAACCTGCAGCCCAGAGACGAGGGCTCCTACACGTGCAGTGCCTACCGTGGAAGCCAGGCAGTCAGCCGCAGCACGGAGGTGAAGGTGGGCCCGCCGGGTAAGAGGCCCACCCCAGGGACTCACTTGTTCCCGAAAGCCGGCTTTGTGCTGCGCAGGTCTGAGTGACTCTAGTCTGAGTCCTGGCTCACTCTGCCGGTTCCTGGTAGTGTCACCTGTGGCAAGGGGCTCTCCTGAGCCTCCCTCTTCTCACATATACAGAGGGCTATTCCACCACCTGAGAGGGCTGCGGTGAGGTGAGGGAAATAATGCAGATGATGGGCATCTGGTAATAGCTTAATAGATGACGTTAAATATTTAGACTTACTGATCTTGAGAAGTAGGATATGTAATACTTACGGCAGACCATTAAGTCTGTCCATTCTAATTAGGGTGGCAAAAAGTGCTCCTATGATTGAGAAGTGCCTTCATGGCCCTTTGACCATATAACTCAGAAAGAGAAGGGCAACTATTAGTATCGTCATCTTACAAATGAGACAGATATCCAGAGACCTTACGTGATGTCTCCACAAGTCACACGGCAAATTAGTGGCCCAGTTGGGACTACAACCTAGTcctcatatttaattttcttttccctaaagtATCACACCTGTTACTGGGCAGTttgatattttagttttatattctctagctcttgCTCTGAGTTACATTTCAATAAACCTAAGCACCATATCACAAAACAATTAGTTTCATACCACTAAGAAAAACATGCTGTTAAAGACACAGTGCTAAGAGACCATCAATTCAGATGCAGTCTAATTTCAGAGGTGTTAATTTGGAGATGCACTTATTTTCACACTTTGAGAAGATGGATTCATAAGAGCCCTATATTCAAATAAGCCagaaggaagggggcagaggaggctCTGCCCTGTGCCCAGCCTGCCCTTCCACGTGTCCTTGGTCTGGGTTCATGGATTGCCTGGACAGCAGGGCAGTGCCCCAGGCCGAGCCACCAGTTCTCAGGAGGCCTCCAGCAGGCTTGGGGGAAAGGTGCCAGGGCCTTTCCTGTCCGCCTGGATGTTCACAGCAATCAGGGCTGCAGCACTGCACCAAGAGTGTTGTTTTAGCAAGGGCTGTCAGGCCTGGCTGCCGCCTGTCTGCTACGCCGAAGGTGGGAACTGGCCAGTGCTAGAGGATGAAGGTCTGCGGTAGAAATGCTGCTTAGTGGATCAGACTGACATGTAGGCTTCCAGTTTGTGAGCTCCTTAGGACAGCCACTGGGATTCGAGTCCCCAGGTCAGTGCCTGGCATCACTAGGTGCTCAGGCTTGGTGactgcgtgcgtgtgtgcatgaaGGCATTACTTTGGCAAAAACACTGTGCTGCAGGGGCCGCTTCTCATCTCTACTGTGCCCAGCATACTGATCTCTTGTCTACATACCAACCAAACTTAACAAGACTCTAGATAAACCAGAATGCGGATTTATGTGAGAAAAAGAGCTGTCAGAGGAGCCAGGtgttcatgtttgtgattaattgtagATCTGTCTACAGGAGAAGCCGAATTATAATGAGAACCTTGCTTGAGGGCAAAGTCTGGTGGGGCTCCTGCTGATGTGTGGTTGTAAGCTGAAATGGTCTGGCATGATGGGCCTCCCGGACAGGAGAGGAGCCGTCGGAGTCAGGCTCCTGCCCTCTGCTGGAAGAGTGTTGCTAATCTTAGATATTTTGTGGGCACCTTTCATGCTTAGAAGCGGTCTCTCCTGTCTTTGTATTCATTCTGATTAGGCTGCAGACTTCTGCTCTCACCTGTTTATGCTTTTTGTAGGGTCTCACTGCTTGAGGCTGCCTCATGCCTCACTCTGCCCTATTCATGGTCTGGTGGCATACTGCAATTAATGTTAGCATCAGAGTAGGGGGTCTTGACCTAGTCTTGCTCTGGTGTAAGGGACATACTTCTTTTGAGGACCTCTCAACCTTCTTGCCTAAAAGACTTGCCTAAAACACTGTAAGGATAGAACATAGGGCATCACTCACTTTTTTGAATGAGAGGGAATGAGGCTATGGAACAAAACACAGGTAAGTACTCAAATTTTAGCCACAGTTACTGTGTGCCCAAGGtgctattatcatctccatttcagatgaggaaacacaggcagagagcttaagtaacttgcccaaagtcacccagctgggGAATAGGAGAGCCAGGATTGTGCTCAGGCCTTCTGGCTCCAGAGCTGGTGTGCTTAACCATCATGTGGGACCCCAAACCTCTGGGCCCTGTGATAGGCCCCCGGGCTGCAACTGCTCAGAGAAAGTTGATGCCAGAGTGACAGATTTCTTAATATGTACAAATGGCTTGCTATTTATGTAAATGTAGGTACAGTTGATGCTTGAGCAACACAGGGATTGGTGTGCCAATACTCTTTGCAAAAATCTGGGTATAATTTTGACTCTCCAAAAATTTTACTAATAGCCTGTTGATcaaagccttactgataacacatattgtatatgtattatatagtgtattcttacaacaaagagaaattgttgagaaaatcaaaggaaatacAGTACTGTATACAGtattcgttaaaaaaaaatgtggacccatgcagttcaaacccaagttgttcaagggtcatctGTAGTTTGTATTCTTATTATACTGATATACCAAAAGTCATTCACTACTCAGATACAGTCTGTTAGTTGTATTTTTGGGAGGaagcaaggggagagagaaagattaaGCCTATGAGGTCTGACTTTAGGGAAGGTGTCACTCTGGCTTAAGCCAAAAGCCCCTtccagaagggaaagggaagttaACTAGGTAAGGCCACTTCAGTCCTATAAGGAAGAAGCAGAATGAAACACAGGGGTTGTTTTTTCAATagtcctgtttatttttaaagtagtctccatgcctaatgtgggactggaactcatgaccccaggataGGTAGTTGtgtgctgtaccaactgagccagccaggcgcttttttttttttttttaatctctatgtccaacatgggctcgaactcctgacccagctattaagagtcacatgctctactgactgagccagccaggtgcccttctcacAAGGATTTTTAAGATACAGAAGCCCCTGGCAcatttggcggggggtgggggggggtggcaacCAGCATTTTTGTGCTCAGTGCAGTATTAGAGCCATAGTTCACAAGGCTGTTCTAATCACTTTGCCTAATACTTGCTctctctggggggcgggggagtgtGGGAAAATTGGGAAGATGGAGAATGAAGCGACTGAGACGCACTGGGGCTACTGAAGGCACAACACATTAAATCAGCAATGAGAGGACAGCTCTTGCCAACTCAGAATTTTACTTAGGTTGATCCTACTCCCTTCCCAGTCCAGGCAGCTGTCATTCAGCTCTTCAGGTCACAATTGCAAGGGTAGGAGTTAACTTCAGGAGATGTTTAATCATCCGGTCAGCCACTATTTGGGAGTCTGCATTGGGCTGAGGTTGCAGGACAACCGGAGGACCACTGCATGCCTAAATGAGGcccatggtggggggtggggaggcactgTAGACACACGTGTTAAAAGGTTCCAGAATAACTGTACTTTTTGGGAATCTGGCAGATCTAGTGTTGCTTTCCtttaaggcaaagaaagaatagGTGGGACTTTTCAGCGTACACAGCTTCCTTAACCACTTTCTCTCCCTTATTTCACAGCACTGGCAGCCCAGTCCAGGGACCTCAGCAGGGAGTGTATGGATCAGCCTGAGCTGGCCAACTGTGATTTGATCCTGCAGGCCCAGCTCTGTGGCAACGAGTATTACTCCAGCTTCTGCTGTGCTAGCTGTTCCCGCTTCCAGCCTCACGCTCGGCCGGTCTGGCAGCAGGGATGAAGGCTAGCTCCAGCCCCAGTCCTGAAGCAAGTCTCAGGCTGCTGTCTCTAGCTGGCAAAGGGAGCGATCTTCTAGAGAATGGGCTCTTTCGGCCCCcgacccccagcccccccccaccccacagtgcTGTGCCTCAGCAGCAGACAGCACCTGCCTCGCTTCCGACACTACAGGCAGCGGTCAAGAGGAGTCTGCTTGGATAAGGACACCCTTTACTTTACGGCTTCCTTCTATAATTTCTGTTATACAGGATCAATTCACTGGGTTCTAAAGCAAGCTACCAGGGTTCTCACTTCATTTAAAGCTGGGTGGGGAGGTGTGTAATGGGTTCAAAGTTAACACCTGTCTCACACGGGCACGCTAACTCTTGCTGTGTCAGGCAAGTTTCTTTGCTAGAACTCCATCTCATCTAGTGTCAAACAGTGGTCCATTAGTCAACCTCCCCCTTCCAGGTAGTGTAGCAACCAGCTTCAACTCGCATCTGTACATACAGTTAATGGCAGGTTTGTGAAGCTCTTGCCAAAGTGGAACACGACATGTAAGGCTCAGTACAGGGATGTGGGATGAAGGAGCGGCAGCTGCGTTATTGTGTGAGCATGACAGGATGGGGTCGGGGGGAGCTCCTTACTTTCATCAGAAGCTGGTGCCTGAAGCCCTCCTCCTGAGGCTGACCTGCAGAGCCTGGTGGTGAGGACTGCCTCACACCTGCATCAAGCTGACAGACCTGTTCTGTACAGTGACCAACTGGGAGCCTCTCCTCCCCAAGCAGGAATCTGTGAAGCAAAATGTTTGCTTCCAGATACAAATCAGACTATTAAAAACAGGCAGCAGCAGGATAGGGGGCCAATGGAGGGGAAGGCAATGTATTAACAATGAAGGGATTTCAGTTGGAAGAAATCCTTCTCCATCCCTCAGAACCTCTGGTTCCTTGCTGCTAAACAAGAGGCCTGGATTCAATGAGCTTCCAGGTCCCTTTCCACTTTAACCTTCTACCCATCCTCCAGTAGACTGGCTGGGCTAAGCCAAGGCTAAGCGACAGGTTATTCTGGGACCCAGGAAAGACAGGCATTATAGGGAAAGCTGACTTTTATTACCAACACACTGGCTGGAAAAGAGACAAACTGCATCATGGGTGAGTGATACTTCTTCGTCTACCTCTCATTCAGCACAGGAAacatgggttaggggcagaggtatttttttctttccatttaaaaaaaagacagaggagcATCCCCTTTCATTTATCATGGCTGGTTTTGCTATACAAATTGGAAACTAAGGGCTATTTTCCTGGACTCCCCAATTCCTTATTTGCCAATTGGCAACGTAATTTAGAAGGTAAGTCTGAGGTTAGCTAGCTCTTCTTAGAACTAGTCACAGAAGAGCGGGCCAAGGTTAGGGAAACAATAAAACTCAATCTAGacaagtggttctcaaccctCTTCCATACTggaagctttttctttaaaaaacaaaacaaaacaaaaaaacaccctgagcagcacctgggtggctcagtcaggttaagtatctgactttggctcaggtcatgatttcacagtttgtgagtttgagcccttcatcaggctctgtgctgacaactcagagcctggagcctggttcagattctgggtttccctctctctctctctctctctctgcccctcgcccacttgcactctctctctcaaaaataaatatatatataaaaaatacctGAATGTGGGTCCCCACCTGCTCCCCGacatgagaattttaaaagcttcccaggtgGTTCTAATACATATCCAACGCTGAGACTCACTGCTTCAGTCAGGGCCTTCTCAGAATGTGAATCTTGTTCCAGTGTAGATTCTGATTACTAGGTCGGGGGGGtcaggggtggggctgagagtCTTCACTCCTAGGTGAAGTCCATGCTCTTGTtccagaccacactttgagcagTAAGGATCTGACATCAGAGATATGCTTAGGATGAACCAAAGCCTAAAGTATAAATacaaaagtgaattttaagaGTAGACTAGTCCTGATGGGCACAATAGATAAAGGGGACTAAGAGGTACAATCTTCTGGttgtaagtcacagagatgaaaggtaTAGCAGAGAGAATGtagtcaacaatactgtaataacatgtgtggtgacagatggtgaccacacttattgtgagcactgtgtaatgtatacaattatcagatcaatatgttgtacacctgaagttaacattgtatgcaaattatacttcaataataaaaaaaaacatcccAATAAAAGATTTTCTAGACATCAAACTGGAGTTCAGCAGAATGGAGCAAGAACAGACcaaaaagaactaaaacacaTTTACTaataaagaaaaggggaaagaccAGCCCTTCAGGGGCAAAAGCTTCTACCAcgaacatttatttttgttaaagcaGATTATAAATTCTCATcagtacaaatatatataacttacatTTGATTGTAAGGCCAACgttcaaaagtaaaaatgagatgGGATCTCACGTCGTTACCAGAGGTCAAGTGGCTACAACTGGCAACGGGATGCTCTCACCACAAGTGGGGGGACCGGCTCACACACAGCTATTAAACCAGAATCTCCATCCCCACAAAGCTGGTGGGGACAAAATctaaaggacaaaacaaaacccgAGACCCACATGACAAATCAACACAGTAACCTGTGCTCCCGTCCATGGATATGATTAAGTCACTGTCACCTTAGTGTTAAAACAAAAGTAGAGGATTAACATAAGGAAACTGCAGcagtatataaaagaaaatacgtATTCTCTGTAGAATGTATTCAGACTGATTCCATTAAAATTACACTAGGATTTCATCATAGGTTTAAAACCAGGACAATACTgctctttcatttttgttaaaactACCACCTAGGGACTGTATTGGTCATACGCATGATTGTTGCTGCAAGGTGCTACTTACAACGAATGATACCAAGTAATAGGGATCCCATCTGCAACTCCcaacctctcctctctccacatCAATAGGCATCACTGATAAATCAATCTTATGTACAATTTCTTACAGCTAACCCTTTTACCTTTGGCAAGATTACTTACAACTCATACAACTTTTTAATATTgagaactatttaaaatattctaaatgcataaaaataaagattttggcttttttgatatatatttataatatttattcttactCAAAGTGGAAGCTCAACTTTACCCCTAAAATATAGCTCTGCTGGGCAGCTGCTGTGCCCTCCTGGGAATTCTGGCAGCACGGCCTGCCTCTCGTCCCCAGCCCAAGCACAGGCCACCATGTTCTTGATCTCTAAGACAGGCCAGTGAGAGGCGGCAGGTGAATGGCCTGAAAAATGAAGGGTGATTGTTTTGCTTCCCGTTGTGTTTTATATTCCAGTAAATGTGCTTTGAATACAGATTCCTGTTCAGatactctgcctctctgctgccaGAGATTTTTAAGGGGctgagggagcaggagggggacAGCGGGCAACATTTCCTTGACTTCTTTAGCCCAACTGCAAGACAACTCTTCTCTAGGaatgtttcttccatttttttcaaaatcacctCTCCTAGCACTCTGTGCCTGGACATGCTCCTTAAGACCTTTGGGATTAGTGAAAAGTATACTGACTGGGAACACAAAGTTCCCTTTGCTTCTTtgacctctgcccctgcccttgccTAAGTATGGGCAAAATACATAAGCCATAGAGACTACTTAAAGTTCAATTTCAAACGTTTTCTGTAAGTCACTGGAGAAAGGGTTGGTGGGAGAGGGGTTAGTACGCTGCTTGGACTTGCTTTCTAATGCAGCCCACTGGGCTTCGAAGGGATCCACCGGGCAGGCCCCTGCAGGAACCTCTGTGTGCTTATCTCCCGAGGCTAACCTGCCATCGTCTACACCATTGAAAGCTGCAGAACCGTTGAGGTGCTGAGCAGGAGGGTTAAAGAAGGGACTGGCAGTAGCACTGCTTGTCTCATACTGAGGGAATGTCTGCTGCTTGACCAGGCCGGGAGACTGATGGGAGTGGGCAGCCTGAGGGTGGCCTGCAGTGCCAAACACGTTGGCTACCATCTGGGAGGGAGTGATGCCCACCACAGGCACATTAGGGGCTGGATAGGGCATCCCATTGGCCACAGGATAGGACTGGGCAGGGACAAAGgctggtggcaggggtgggaccACACCCACTGGTACGGGCTGAGAGGTGAGGAATGCATTCCCTTGGAAAGATGGCGCTGGCTGGGTGATGGCAGTGGGTGGAGGAGGCTGGAGAACTGGCTGCAGAGAGGCAGCTGAGGCCTGGGGCTGCTGCGCCCGGACACTCTTGGACACCTCTTCTAACCAGCGGTCAGCCTCAGAGGGAGTGCGTCTGTGACCAGCCTGGAAGAGACCTGGAGATGCGGCACCAGAAGACTGACTCCACTCGGTCCCTGAAACCAATGAGATCAAGAGAGACAAAAGAATCAGAATCGTTAGGGGCTTCTTTCCTTACCTGATAACCTTGGTTACCTGAATGATCCTAACATGTGGAACAAGTGCCCCTAATGGGACACTTTGTAGTTCTAGCAGGTGTGAGAAAAGTCTCTATTACCAGCTGAGGAGGTTTTGCTTTAGGACAAAGGAAACCTGTCAGACCATGCTGCTATCGCAGCCACACTGAGGAGCTGTCTAGATAGGGCTCAGACCCCATGGAACTAAGGCAGCTGGCTGGCATCTGAAACCCCTTCCTATTGCTGTGGCTCCTCCGTGCTACAGAAATTGGCCTGCACATGCTCTAAAGAGCCCAAGGTGATTCACCTTTTGCtctaacagaataaaaagaaaataaccaggGACATGGTGCTGTACTTTGTGGCCCCTGTCTTGCTTCGAGAGACATGTTATCTTTCAGGTGAACTGCCtttattactattaaaatttgttttgatttcatAGTTAACAAATGTTCATTACAGAAAAACTAGAaagtaaagcaaagcaaaaaacaaagctTTTTCTGTAGGCCTGCCATTGTAAGAGGCAAGGTTCCCACCCTTGTTATGGGCATATCCATTTATCTCCAAATCCAGTGGTCAGCTCAGGGttgggcccaggaatctgtattttgtgAAAGTTCTAAGGGGTAGTTGTGTTCTGTAGCCCTAGAAACTATCAGTCTAATCTCTTGAGTTCCTCTCCTTCACCATCCTTTCCTAATAGTTTATTTCCAGGAGGGAACACACTTTTCCTGAAAGGATTCCTCCCCGGTTCCCACTTGGGTAAATGGCTGATTTCTGAATCGGCGTCACTTATCTGATCCCAGAATCCTCACCACCACCCATGGCCACCTTACCCGAACGTGTGGCTGCAATTCCCTTGTTAGCAGCATCAGGGGCATGGGCCCAAGGGTTGGTTTCACGCACAGGCATTGCTACGGGTGCTAGAGCAGTATGGGCTGGCTTAGCAGCAAGCACATGGAAGGCTGAGTCAGTGCCATTAGCTACAATGGGAGCAGACAACATCGATGGAGTTAATTCATGCAGGGTGAATGGGTGACCCCTTGGAGCTCGGTCAGGCCGATGTGCGATAACGGTGGAACAGATAAGACAGAAAAGTTGGTGTTGGGATAACCATGCCATCTTGCAATGGATACACAAACCTTTGGGCAAAGAGGGAATTAGAGGTAATTAAAATAGCTATACTGATAAAAAAGTCAAATGACTGTTCTAGGAAAATATgtgaacagggagagagggaatgaagcCTAGACAAACAATTTCCAATTAAGTTGAACAGAGCTGCTCTGTCTTACAAGCAGCAAAAATCAATTCTAGGTATAGCTTAGCCGTTGGCATAAGATGTAGATAAAGCATTTCCTTCTCCTACCACTTTTCCAAAAGATCAAATTATGCCAACAATAACAATGGGTTAAATATAATGATCCTCTAtgatgtgccagacactatgtTAACAGTACTTAAGCATTCATCATCCTATTTAATTCTCTCAAAAATCCCATAAGGCTGGTATCCTCATactacaaatgagaaaagaaatttggtatgtattttcatttgcttaataaatttttatattttcatttgcttaatgtTTAATTCGCTACAGAATTAATTTCACCTCTTTGAAGTTTTTTTCCCTCAGTAATGTTCATAATATCTCAAAGCACTACtattctttcctgtctctctttaTGAAAATCTCTTAATCCTTGCTCCTTTACTCCAGACATCTTTTCCATCAGTTCCTATTCCTTATCCCAGCTCTCTATCATAGTTAGTATGGAGCAAGCACCTTCCCCTGCCCTATACTTCAATCACTCCCTCTTCAAGATGGGCAACCATGCTTATGGCATCGGTATTACTTACCCCAGGGCTTGTCTTAAAAGACTAGCTCACTCATAGACTGGGAGCCGCTTGTGGGCAGGGAAAGGACTACGTTCTATTAGTTTTGTACATCCCACTGTAAATAGGCACTGTAAATTCAGAAATAGGTAGCGGAACGTAACAGATAATGATATTCAGAaagacctgggtttaaatcctgtcTGTGCAATTTGGGAAAtttattcaacctctctgagcctcattttcctgatTTGTATTGCTTACCTCAAAcggttgttgtggggattaaatgagaaaatgctgaGTCCTCATCAtgatgtggcaggcactgtgctaatatCTGCTCAATAAATTGTGCCTATCGTTGGtattataaacatttgttggatGAAATGAAAAGCCATTTGGTGCACATGATTATAatagattgtttgtttttgtttttaaaagagactctctgaaggaaaagcattGGTAGCTTCCTCAGAAAGGAATGGGGTACTGTCTCCCCGTTTTgagctctttctcaaaagaaatgaagaaatggcgATTATAAGAGTtcaaattctaggggcgcctgggtggcttggtcggttaagcgtccgacttcagctcaggtcatgatctcacggtccgtgagttcgagccccgcgtcgggctctgtgctgacagctcagagcctggagcctgtttcagattctgtgtctccctctctctctgctcctcccctgttcatgctctgtctctgtctctgtctcaaaaataaataaacgttaaaaaaaaaaaaaaagagttcaaattCTAAAAGTCTATTATTTAAGTTATATATAGACTCTTTGCTGACTTCAGAGTCAACACCAAGTATTAACTCAGTATCCTGGAAACAACAACTTTTAGTTAGTCCTCAATGCCTTTACAAAGGTAAATTTTAGGACACTTGTTACAGAAGATGAAATGAACTAAGAAGCCAAAAGAAGTGCTTTTTTCTTTATGAGCCTCTTGTGGTAGGATGGAGACGAGGTGAATCCAAGTCTTCTTAACCTTGGCACTACTGATAACTTGGGCCAGAAAATTCCTTGCTGTGAGGGCTGCCATTGTGTGCACTGAaggatgtttagtagcatccctAGCCTCAGCCCAGATGACAGTAGCAGCCACTCCCTACCAGCTTGTGACACCCCAAAATGTCACCAATGAATGCCAAATTTTCCCTGAGAGGGGCAAAACTGCCTCGGGTTGAGAGCCAGTCTGCTAAAGAAAGCATACGCTGGAACCAACTCTGATGACTGCTGCTTCTGGAGAACTGGCTGGATACTCTGAATAGTTAAGTGGGAAGTAAAGCAGTGGGTTGGGACTACAGAAGCTCTTAACAGAATGGGATCAAAGACAGAAGGTACATGCAGTGATGAATGCAGACATTCTAGGAAAAAGGAACGGGAACAAAGCACAAAGACATTGTGGAAAAGGGGAATTAACAAATCTGAGACATCATCCAACAGGGAAATTAACAGGTCCGACCAGCTCTTGGGAAGCTCAGAATGCCCACCGAGAGTCAGTGAGCTGTGCCATGAAAGTACAAGCTTCACAGAGAACAGCTGAGCAGGCTAAGAGGGCACCAACCTTGAAAGGCAGGAGACTGTGGTGCTAGCACTGTCACCGGTTTGGTCATTGGGGCAGATGAGAAGGGATCCTCCGTGGGTGTGCTGAAGGCATTGGTGATCTGTGAGCACAGGGAGCTGAtactctctgcctccccttctaCTTCTGGCACTGCAAGGCAAACAGAAAATGGTTCCAGACAGAAAAACTAATCCTGAAATATAACAGTATGACACAGGTGGCATTTTATAACACATCCCTTATTTGCGAAAGGAAAAGTCTCAACTGTCAAGTGGGGCTATAAAAGCAGCTTCAAAAATTTAGTATAAAATGTCAACAATTTATGTACTAAGGACTATCTTCCTCCCTGCAAATCCCcagttctttatttcctttcctgtgtgAAACTACTGAGAAgttggtattctttttttgtgtcaGTTAGCTACATTTTTCTGGAAGACATCTGCAACCTGTTTGCCTTCCAACTAATTCCCAAGGCTGTGATCTGCATAGAGTTCTGGAGCCACTTAGTAACTCTATCAGAAGATGGGTTAAAATCAGGGGCACCAGTGGCAGCTTAGTCCTTCTCTCTGTAATAAGCTACAATAATAtcatcactcattttttttttcctgaagtagcAAGTATGTGAACTGTGATAACATGAAAAAGTAAACTGAAATCCAGGACTCTATAggctttgttctttaaaaaaattttttctttaatgtttatttttgagagagagagacacacacagagtgtgaggggggcggcagagaaagagggagacacagaatctgaaacaggctccaggttctgagctgtcagcacagagtgcgacacagggcttgaacccacgaaccatgagatcatgacctgagctgaagtgggatgcttaacaga includes:
- the NUMB gene encoding protein numb homolog isoform X3, translating into MATGGRGKGSGAGVGWGQRQVVKIKMNKLRQSFRRKKDVYVPEASRPHQWQTDEEGVRTGKCSFPVKYLGHVEVDESRGMHICEDAVKRLKATGKKAVKAVLWVSADGLRVVDEKTKDLIVDQTIEKVSFCAPDRNFDRAFSYICRDGTTRRWICHCFMAVKDTGERLSHAVGCAFAACLERKQKREKECGVTATFDASRTTFTREGSFRVTTATEQAEREEIMKQIQDAKKAETDKTAVGSSVAPGNTAPSPSSPTSPTSDATASLETNNPHAIPRRHAPIEQLARQGSFRGFPALSQKMSPFKRQLSLRINELPSTMQRKTDFPIKNAVPEVEGEAESISSLCSQITNAFSTPTEDPFSSAPMTKPVTVLAPQSPAFQANGTDSAFHVLAAKPAHTALAPVAMPVRETNPWAHAPDAANKGIAATRSGTEWSQSSGAASPGLFQAGHRRTPSEADRWLEEVSKSVRAQQPQASAASLQPVLQPPPPTAITQPAPSFQGNAFLTSQPVPVGVVPPLPPAFVPAQSYPVANGMPYPAPNVPVVGITPSQMVANVFGTAGHPQAAHSHQSPGLVKQQTFPQYETSSATASPFFNPPAQHLNGSAAFNGVDDGRLASGDKHTEVPAGACPVDPFEAQWAALESKSKQRTNPSPTNPFSSDLQKTFEIEL